A single genomic interval of Carettochelys insculpta isolate YL-2023 chromosome 28, ASM3395843v1, whole genome shotgun sequence harbors:
- the RDM1 gene encoding RAD52 motif-containing protein 1 isoform X2, producing MALAAGPEVLRFRVPAGRGTALLVWGLEAGPGVEHSVFSAFSEFGLVYSVRIHRNAGVAGPGYYALVKFYSARDASRAQRVCNRQSLFQKSPLKVCICTRQKVFQQQVLALRSYKCKELANYYLGFNGWSSRVVTLQNISGFDLENEELGGLPQRQCLKYLCMVEVTLPHHGICSKGLGVAEAYVENSQDPLEFVTKTGNVQKLAAEKALSGAFQKILLIVLENGKVAVAYESAQEESIDSLSDEELRRLIQVNDLSLEQLNLEDEEESLSDFSFDDEHL from the exons ATGGCGCTGGCGGCCGGACCGGAAGTGCTGCGCTTCCGGGTGCCCGCCGGGCGCGGCACGGCGCTGCTGGTGTgggggctggaggcggggccgggggtggag CATTCTGTGTTTTCAGCATTTTCTGAGTTTGGGCTGGTGTATTCAGTTCGTATTCACAGAAATGCAGGGGTCGCGGGGCCAGGCTACTATGCCTTGGTCAAGTTCTACTCAGCTAGAGATGCCAGCAGAGCCCAACGTGTCTGCAACAGGCAAAGCTTATTTCAGAAATCTCCCTTAAAG GTTTGCATTTGCACCAGACAGAAGGTCTTTCAGCAGCAAGTCCTTGCTCTAAGGAGTTACAAGTGCAAGGAGTTAGCCAATTACTATCTTGGCTTCAATGGCTGGTCCAGCCGGGTCGTTACA ctgcagaacatttCTGGGTTTGACCTGGAGAATGAGGAGCTGGGTGGGCTGCCACAGAGGCAGTGCCTGAAATACCTGTGCATGGTGGAAGTAACACTGCCCCATCATGGGATCTGCTCCAAAGGCCTGGGCGTTGCCGAGGCATATGTGGAAAACAGCCAAG ATCCCCTTGAGTTTGTCACAAAAACAGGAAATGTTCAGAAGCTTGCAGCTGAGAAAGCTCTGTCGGGAGCATTTCAGAAGATACTTCTCATAGTTTTAG AGAACGGCAAGGTGGCTGTGGCGTATGAATCTGCCCAAGAGGAATCCATCGACTCTTTatcagatgaggaactgaggagACTTATTCAG GTCAATGATTTGTCCTTGGAGCAGCTGAACCTGGAAGATGAGGAGGAATCCCTGTCTGATTTCAGTTTTGATGACGAACACCTATGA
- the RDM1 gene encoding RAD52 motif-containing protein 1 isoform X1, whose translation MDLTCKNLSSSFLNPNRVLAFTASSGKEFHRLTVRCVKKNFLLLVLNLLPINFIWCPLVLVLWEKHSVFSAFSEFGLVYSVRIHRNAGVAGPGYYALVKFYSARDASRAQRVCNRQSLFQKSPLKVCICTRQKVFQQQVLALRSYKCKELANYYLGFNGWSSRVVTLQNISGFDLENEELGGLPQRQCLKYLCMVEVTLPHHGICSKGLGVAEAYVENSQDPLEFVTKTGNVQKLAAEKALSGAFQKILLIVLENGKVAVAYESAQEESIDSLSDEELRRLIQVNDLSLEQLNLEDEEESLSDFSFDDEHL comes from the exons atggacctaacctgcaaaaatttatcgagctcttttttaaaccctaatagagtcctggccttcacagcctcctctggcaaggagttccacaggttgactgtgcgctgtgtgaagaaaaatttccttttattagttttgaacctactacccatcaatttcatttggtgtcccctagttcttgtattatgggaaaag CATTCTGTGTTTTCAGCATTTTCTGAGTTTGGGCTGGTGTATTCAGTTCGTATTCACAGAAATGCAGGGGTCGCGGGGCCAGGCTACTATGCCTTGGTCAAGTTCTACTCAGCTAGAGATGCCAGCAGAGCCCAACGTGTCTGCAACAGGCAAAGCTTATTTCAGAAATCTCCCTTAAAG GTTTGCATTTGCACCAGACAGAAGGTCTTTCAGCAGCAAGTCCTTGCTCTAAGGAGTTACAAGTGCAAGGAGTTAGCCAATTACTATCTTGGCTTCAATGGCTGGTCCAGCCGGGTCGTTACA ctgcagaacatttCTGGGTTTGACCTGGAGAATGAGGAGCTGGGTGGGCTGCCACAGAGGCAGTGCCTGAAATACCTGTGCATGGTGGAAGTAACACTGCCCCATCATGGGATCTGCTCCAAAGGCCTGGGCGTTGCCGAGGCATATGTGGAAAACAGCCAAG ATCCCCTTGAGTTTGTCACAAAAACAGGAAATGTTCAGAAGCTTGCAGCTGAGAAAGCTCTGTCGGGAGCATTTCAGAAGATACTTCTCATAGTTTTAG AGAACGGCAAGGTGGCTGTGGCGTATGAATCTGCCCAAGAGGAATCCATCGACTCTTTatcagatgaggaactgaggagACTTATTCAG GTCAATGATTTGTCCTTGGAGCAGCTGAACCTGGAAGATGAGGAGGAATCCCTGTCTGATTTCAGTTTTGATGACGAACACCTATGA
- the RDM1 gene encoding RAD52 motif-containing protein 1 isoform X3, which translates to MDLTCKNLSSSFLNPNRVLAFTASSGKEFHRLTVRCVKKNFLLLVLNLLPINFIWCPLVLVLWEKHSVFSAFSEFGLVYSVRIHRNAGVAGPGYYALVKFYSARDASRAQRVCNRQSLFQKSPLKVCICTRQKVFQQQVLALRSYKCKELANYYLGFNGWSSRVVTLQNISGFDLENEELGGLPQRQCLKYLCMVEVTLPHHGICSKGLGVAEAYVENSQDPLEFVTKTGNVQKLAAEKALSGAFQKILLIVLGQ; encoded by the exons atggacctaacctgcaaaaatttatcgagctcttttttaaaccctaatagagtcctggccttcacagcctcctctggcaaggagttccacaggttgactgtgcgctgtgtgaagaaaaatttccttttattagttttgaacctactacccatcaatttcatttggtgtcccctagttcttgtattatgggaaaag CATTCTGTGTTTTCAGCATTTTCTGAGTTTGGGCTGGTGTATTCAGTTCGTATTCACAGAAATGCAGGGGTCGCGGGGCCAGGCTACTATGCCTTGGTCAAGTTCTACTCAGCTAGAGATGCCAGCAGAGCCCAACGTGTCTGCAACAGGCAAAGCTTATTTCAGAAATCTCCCTTAAAG GTTTGCATTTGCACCAGACAGAAGGTCTTTCAGCAGCAAGTCCTTGCTCTAAGGAGTTACAAGTGCAAGGAGTTAGCCAATTACTATCTTGGCTTCAATGGCTGGTCCAGCCGGGTCGTTACA ctgcagaacatttCTGGGTTTGACCTGGAGAATGAGGAGCTGGGTGGGCTGCCACAGAGGCAGTGCCTGAAATACCTGTGCATGGTGGAAGTAACACTGCCCCATCATGGGATCTGCTCCAAAGGCCTGGGCGTTGCCGAGGCATATGTGGAAAACAGCCAAG ATCCCCTTGAGTTTGTCACAAAAACAGGAAATGTTCAGAAGCTTGCAGCTGAGAAAGCTCTGTCGGGAGCATTTCAGAAGATACTTCTCATAGTTTTAG GTCAATGA